GAGGAATATCTTGATATGGGTCAGTGGAAACATATGGTTTAACAGGTATACAACCAGAGTACTAACTTGTTGACTTACAGGCTTAATGGGAAATAAGGCTGATGCTTCTATAAATGGTAGTGCATATTGTTATATGGTAGATTGGGTGTGTTCTACCATATTGAGGCGTGCATTTAagttatttgttttttggggtTTGTGATAATTGTTGTGGATTTAGGTAGTGATATGTGGGTGCTTATTTAATTGGAGTTCTCAGGACTAAACATTTAGATTGATGTTCCAACTTGTAGACATCAAGGTTGATATGCTGAAATAAGTTACTGGgttagtgttaattttttttgttatgattaGTTTATAGGAGtccatgaaaagaaaaaagacttatgTTGTTGGGGGATGCCCATTAATATGGGGACTTCCCGGGGTCTGCATTGCAGAAGTGTATTTCCTTCTCCAGGGCAGTGAAAAGAAACAATATGAAGTAGAAAGATACTTGGTTGTCAATCCAACTAATTGCCTTAAAGATATTGAAATTGAAGAAGTTTGAAGAAAAAGTTCTTAAACCATGCCATTTTGAGGTTATCTATGCTATATTCTGTCTGATTTGTCACATCAACGTTGATCTATAAGCCAATGATATTCAGAGAATTGAATAAGTTGTGCATTTGATAGTTTGACATGGTTTACATGGCACTAGAAATGCAAATAGCAAAGAGTCCGGGGAAAGACAGATTAAATACCAAAAGATTAAAGATTTGTGGTCTAGTTTTGATGTGGGTTTTCTTGGAACCTTTCATAGGTTATTTTAGTGATTATTGAGTCTTAGTATTATGTTTTTAGgttaaaaaagtttaaattgaGTTTTACTAGAATAAAGCCTATTTGGTAATTTCCAGATTTCTGGAATGGGCTGTCCTTGGCTATTCCAAAGGCCCAtgagtcttattttatttttttgagtcattttcctattttgtttAGATGTTATTTAgtcctttttgtttgttattagtAGTCCTAGTCATTCTAGGAAATAGATTATTTAGAACACTAGTCCTGCTTGAAAATACTCAATACACAATGACAGAGAATAAGAATACAATAAGATTCTGAGTCATCTGCCTCCAAGAATGTGATCTCCACTTCATTCTGGCAATAACAGTGGCTTCTCCATTTAAAATGTACTGCAGCCTCTTCTTGAAATCGTTGCTGTGTATGAAGATTCCATTCCAAGTACATTCCCCAACGcttcttcttttcattcccATTGGTAGTAGCTGCAGCAACAGCAGCAGTACTAGAGTCTTTGTTTTCACCTTCTTCAATCACTTTGTCCTCAGCCATTTCTTTTCTACCACTACCATAATATTAACAAACGACACTCCGTAAGAGAAATTGTCAAAGAGACAAGCTCCCTTTACACACTCAACACAGAGATGAGCTCCTTTTTTACACTCCCTAAGGCTTTATTGTAGTCAATAATATTCATAGTGAGATTGCTTCTAACAACATTCCATCAGCTTGTTTTAAGCTTTGAATGTGTGATTGCCTTCTTCTACCTAAGTGTGATTGTTAGTGTTTTTCTATCTTATTTCTTGTTCTATTCCCTGTTTTAACACcaaacaaccatcaacataTTCAAAATTCAGTCTTTTCTTTACCTAAATGCTTAAACATTTATCCTTATTCAAGAGCCCTTCAAGATCTCATCAAGATATCTAATTTAGTACCAAATTCTTATAGATCCTACATCAACTAGTTCCAAGGAAGAGTTGATATCTTCATAGTTAAACCCTTCTTTCCCTGCCTTTAAACTCATATTGTGCTTGTACGCAATCAACGGAGGCCTTCGGCCTTCCTGACATATGATGCAAcgtctttaacaacatgctcttcctttgtttttcctttaataaGTAATCAATctactttgtttttttatatgtatgtatCTGTTACCTGATATATCAGCTGATGGCATGTGCAACATGTTTCCCTTGGTTCTGACCTCTATCGTTTTATATACATGGTTCAGTATGTCTTCTAATCTCCATGGCCTTGGAAAAGTCTGGATTATATAATTATGATCCAAAATCGTCTATGGAATTTATCAATACTGAATGTGTTATGTATAGACAGTTATGTATAGACAGAATATCACAGCCCTAACTACAACTGCTTCAAAATACAGACATTTAAGTAGCATATTATTCCCAGAGTACTGTAGATTTTACATTGACCTTGTGCTGAGAGATGGCTGTGTAgagttttaattaattacttgaTTAATGTGGCTGCTCAATTTAGCAGTCTGTTTATAAAGCCTTACAAAGGCCATGTGCTGCAGAAGGCTCTCTTTGTTTGATGATTCTTCCATTCTCAGATAATTCTAAGATATGATGTCTGTTTTACTATAAGCAAGGATTATACCACATCAGCacacaaatacaaatttatacTTCTTGTTGGAACTTATTGATCTACTTCATGTAATTGATTTTGGTTTCTGACTATAGAATGCCTTGTGTGTTATCCAGTTACTTCAGTTTTGAATTCTGATACCAAGTAGAAGCTACAGTAAACATATTATGATGTTTGAGTGTTAAGGCCTCTGACTCTTTCATATTGTCTTCTTGATCAAAACAAATTGCAGTCTAAGGATGTATAATTCATTGGTGGAGAGATGTTTTACGGACTGTGTGGATACTTTTCAACGCAAATCCCTAACCAAGCAAGAGGAGACGTGTGTGCGTAGGTGTGCTGAGAAGTTCCTGAAGCACTCAATGCGTGTTGGCATGAGATTTGCAGAGCTAAACCAAGGAGCACCTACAACTGATTAAGTTGTTTCTGAATAACTTAGGCGTACAACTCTTGTAAGACCCTGATATGGTCTTCTTAAAAGTTCAGTTTTTGTTGCTCATTAATGTTACTCCCTTTCCATGATAAGAAGACTGATTAGTCTGTTCATGCCCACTGGGTTTGGCAATCAACAGGATATGAACagattttatacatatatatttatatatgttccATATAATCTGGGAAAGGAATGAATCAAAACTTAATTTGAGTGCCTCCCAATTTTGCTGATTAAGAGGATTGTAGTGTCTAGTTCCATTTTACCAGCTCGTTGTTTAGCTTTATTGAAATAGCTGCTTCAGCAGTCTGTTGAAGGCTTGCAAGTTAAGCATTTAATATTATGTAGTTCCTGTGATTGATAAATTAAATTCGgctaattcaaattttttggatACCAATACTTGCCGGAATCAGTAATCTCCTCCTCCCATTCTTGATATTCAATCTACtcttacaattaaatttttgttggaATTATCTTAAGTACGTCTCAGCCAGGAGAATGTTGATCTTGGAGTCAAAACCAACCTgctactattaatttttttgctatatgcGCTTTTATTCTCTCTTCTGACAAACTgaatatatctatataaaaacCATACCAGTGTCAACCGCCTAGATATTTGGAGTTAGTTTTGGTTCATGTCTCTGGCTTAGTGCACCCTCTATAATGGAATAACATGATTGGCTTGGTTACTGCCAGCAGCTCAAGCTGCAGTTGGAATAAATTGTTGGAGAGGGTTGTTGAGAAGTTGAGCGAAAGACCCGTGACTATGTGGGCGTACCTTATATTAAGTGAGTGCAGATGCAGAACTGATTTCATAGGTGctatacttttctttttgtcataCTTGTAGGCAGGGTAATAGAGTAGCTCATAGTTTAGCAAGATCAGCGTGTAAGTTTTCGCATTTTCATGCTTGGATGGAGGACTTACCCTATGATATTGTTTCTATGTACCTTTCTGATCTTCCTTAATATATTCCTCCCCCCTCTTTCTGGGgtggcttctcaaaaaaaaaatatgataattcAGGGACTTGGGTTAGAGCAGGGCAGCAATTTTTCTTTGGGATACACATTTTTAAGTTAGGAATGGGGGATTTGAATCTTATAAATCTTTGTTAAAAACACCAGACTTAATGAACTACAAGGCTAGTGCCGGCTACACTTTATATATGCAAAGCAAAAGTAAaaatagtacttttttttaaagcacaTGAAAAAAGTGGCACTGTTTTTACTTTAACGTGGCATGCGATTTCTTATGACAGGATTAGATCCACGTGATTCgttaataatttatatctttcAATACATCTAGTTTGGTAGTCTTTATTCTTCAACCTCAAGAATAAAGACTTCaagtaattttcattttcaaaacttCGTTGTCCCTGTCTCTCCAACGTgaaacattttcacaaacataAGGTAGTAGATAGAGAGAAAAACGTGGGGGCAAACTGTTATCATAGCTGATGTTTGGGTTTCCTAATACTATTTtaagctttatttatttatttaatgcaAACTACATTTATACTTTAATACCTAAACTCTTTGTCATGGACATTGGTGGTTGGGGAGATAACAACAGTTTATCAACCTACTAGCATTTATCAAAATATGTTAAATCTGGATTGCCCCTTGAACGATAAAAATCCTAAAAGCATACCAATTAATAAGCATTTAATATGTTCGTCCAACTATATGCAACGCTGAAGAAGACAGAATTTGAAGCACGGGCAAGGATTAGTTTTGACAATTGATAGTTCTCTAAATTTATCTAGTGTGTATCTTTGGATTAGGTTTtgacattaaaatttttatgatgtATTGGCAATGTTCAATTGatcatgattaatttttttttttgttgatcaaATCAATATTCATGTGATGATGTGTCAATAATGGATTGTCAACCAGTTTCATACAAATAAATACAACTAAATTATTTGGTACACTTTTCATGACCGTGTGACTTATCAACATGAAATTTATACGTacatatgttaaaataaaaaagaaaattaataaacaagtcAATCCAAATGCGCACACAACtacgttttgttttgttttgtttttatttatttatttattttggttacaACGCAATCTCAATTATTAAATACGTTGTCTTCCAACTTAGGGGAAAAAGGAGGGATATTTACGTATTATCCACTTGTGGGTTAGGCCAATTTGCATTTTGCTTACATGTGGTTTAAAAGTGTCATTTTAATCATTGAAGGTTAACTCTACTGTGCCGTTGTAATTTACCTGTATGTCCATggtaaaacacacacacatacttaCAAAACAAAACCCGAACATAGGAGTGTCCAAAGCCTTCAACCAGCccaatttaatttaaaagtcTAGCCAAGATGATTTTTTAGATAGAACACTACGCGTTCTCTAAGTCATCCACCACAAACATTGTTCTCTCTCTTCGCTGCCATAGAGACTACATCAACCAACAACAAATACCACTACGATCCATGAAACCACCACAacattgttctctctctctctctctctctctctctctctctctcctttgtgGCTTAGGTGTAGGGATGGCAAAAAGTACCCGACCCGTGGGTACCCGGCCTGACCCGACCCTAATGGGGCAGGTTTTACCCGTCTCGCAAAACAatagggttgggtttgggtttttaaaataaaacccgAAGCGGGTTCAGGTCGGGTACGGGTTTTAGTGAAACTCGCCCCGAATTCGAACTCAGACCCAACCcgattaaaactaaaattaccaaaccccccccccccccccaacacacacacacacaacctaTTCTAACCTTCACTTTCCTCTCATACATTTTTCTTTGGTCTTAACCGCCCCTCCTCACCAGTCACCCGTTCTCACTCACTCACACCAGTCACTGCTGACCCTCAAGCTCACGCCTCACTATTTCGTCTGCCGACCTCAAGCTCATGCCTCACCGTTTCTTCCACCAGCCTCAGCTCTATCATGCCTCAGTTACTCTCTCACAGCCACCctctgtgattttttttttttggttcattttctctctcattgttttttctttatttgtgtttgtgatttctttgtttgtgtttgtggtttttattttgaaaaggaaaatcataaatttgaaatttttgtgtttgtgttttttagtttgaaagggaaaatctaaaatttttgtgtttgtgaaatttgtgtttatgtttgtgattttgaaaggaaaaaatttgaaatttttgtgtttttgatttctgtgtttgtgttCAGGATTtgcgtttgtgtttgtgattgtgattttggGCCAAGCATGGCCGGATCGGGCCCACGGGGCCCAATGAGGCGAGTTtgagggttaaaaaaaaactcatttgaGGGTCAAAAACATAGCAAAATTTAAGATGTTGCCATTctcgacccgttgccattcttACTTAGGTGAAGATGTTGAGTCCAAGTTGCCAAAACCTAACCACGGGTTATCTAAGTTTTTGACCAACTGAGGTTAGGTTTTTGGGGGGTTGGGTGGATTTGAGATAACCCgtggatatttttttattgtggtGATTTTGTATTGGGAGTGGCTGtgattctttttttggtaagaaaatgatgaaaaaaatgaaatagaggaaagataaacaaaaaacaactaaaggagaaaacaattgtaaaatagatttttagCGTGAGAAAACatttcaaaactatttttgagaacaatttctcaAACCACCAAAAgacaagttttcaaaatacaaaactaaaaaataatacagGCCTGATTCTCAAATTtgtgggtttttaaaaaaaaaaaaaaaaaatttattatgtgGCCTGATTCTCAAATGATGGACATAAAAGTGGATTACAATTACATAATAGAATTAACCTTAGGTGAACAaagtcatattttttaaatcatgagtGGATAAAATGTGATTGGATCACAAAGTcgtattttttaaatcatgagtGGATAAAATGTAATTGATCCAATCACATGTAAATAATGtgtaattatataataaaaaaaatctgaataGGTTGAGTTATGATGGCAGATAATTTCAGTAAAGAGTTTAGTTGATATTGACTTTATCTGCCAAAGCTCTTTACaacctttctttcttcttttgttggaATCATTAGCTCGGGCTTTCTTCAcatcaaagaaacaaagaaattaagAGGTGCAATAGAGTACTATGCATCTCATCCCAAATCTTTATTGGTAAACCTCACATTCCATTCTGAGTAAGATTCAAGTGAcaataatcaaattcaaacttACTAAATAGTGATGAGGTTAACCCAATTTTTTCACTATTGATGCTGACCCAATATCATCCATTACAAAATAGTACTTGAAAAGTCGAAATAGAACTTTTCCAAACAGCTAACGGTTAAgatttaagtaaaaaataaaggaaaaagatCTGATCAATACAGTTAAAACGTTTCtttccaaaacacaaaaaagaaaaaaaaaatgatatgtccacaacatttttataatatttttacaacaaattttaagtggtaggttcttattgattattattattagggcaaaaaagtaatcttagtgttaggttcaaatttgaaccaataacaactaactacttataatttgttgtgaaaatgttgtggactcgtaccatctcaaaaaaaaaaaccgactTAATTCCCAAACCACTAGTCCCCAATCCAACGGTCAAGAATTACCCGCGAAACACGCAACCCATCCACTAACTCCAAACATGTTCGACACTTAACAAGGCCCAAGATGAAGCCTAAGCCCAAAACCCTCATTTTCTCAAGAATGAGTGCCGTTTGAGGTTCAAACTTTCTAACGTTTAAGATCAAAAAAACATGAACCGTCAAAATTGCCGTTAACCgatagggttttattttttagagtatttattttttaaaagcctCAAAGATAC
The DNA window shown above is from Quercus lobata isolate SW786 chromosome 7, ValleyOak3.0 Primary Assembly, whole genome shotgun sequence and carries:
- the LOC115952377 gene encoding mitochondrial import inner membrane translocase subunit Tim9 — encoded protein: MDKNMIADLESLPESDKARMSTLIEQLQIRDSLRMYNSLVERCFTDCVDTFQRKSLTKQEETCVRRCAEKFLKHSMRVGMRFAELNQGAPTTD